In one Stenotrophomonas maltophilia genomic region, the following are encoded:
- a CDS encoding zinc-dependent metalloprotease — translation MMSRSIGKTAGGLLLGMSVVAAAGAAPLFEPVTVLSRASASSEPALGRLLATPSTAAVQEVRVDAAATAQPQLEFELLGQRVQAVRSKVETLPDGGSVWYGQLRSASGRLQAATSNGQDDPGNSVILVRSGDTLTGSIRKDGKLYRLRPLGNRHVLVEVDESRMPADHPADYNQLPKIPLPADDRIGIAQASSGTPATIRVLVVATNAAVAAYGGNMQSLVQLAVAESNQGYTNSNVGLTLQLARYETTSYSESGDFNTDLARFRGTSDGYMDSIHSSRNTYTADVGVLLINNASYCGLASGIGSSASTAFAAVYWDCATGYYSFAHEIGHLQSARHDLANDPSTSPYAYGHGYRYEPSSGTGWRTIMAYNCTRSCPRLNYWSNPNISYSGIPMGTASTADNQRVLVNTKHTIAGFR, via the coding sequence ATGATGTCCAGATCGATTGGCAAGACGGCGGGTGGCCTGTTGCTGGGAATGTCGGTGGTTGCGGCCGCCGGTGCTGCACCGTTGTTCGAGCCGGTGACGGTACTCAGTCGTGCATCGGCAAGCAGTGAACCTGCGCTGGGCCGGTTGCTGGCGACGCCGTCCACGGCCGCCGTGCAGGAGGTGCGGGTCGATGCCGCTGCCACCGCGCAGCCGCAGCTGGAGTTCGAGCTGCTTGGCCAGCGGGTGCAGGCGGTACGCAGCAAGGTCGAAACGCTGCCCGACGGCGGCTCTGTCTGGTACGGCCAGCTCCGCTCCGCGTCGGGCAGGCTGCAGGCGGCCACCTCCAATGGACAGGATGACCCTGGCAATTCGGTGATCCTGGTCCGCTCCGGCGACACGCTGACCGGCTCGATCCGCAAGGACGGCAAACTCTACCGGTTGCGTCCGCTCGGCAACCGCCACGTCCTGGTGGAAGTGGATGAATCGCGGATGCCGGCCGACCACCCGGCCGACTACAACCAGTTGCCGAAGATTCCGCTGCCGGCCGATGACCGCATCGGCATTGCCCAGGCGTCTTCGGGAACGCCGGCGACCATCCGCGTACTGGTGGTGGCCACCAATGCCGCCGTCGCCGCCTATGGCGGCAACATGCAGTCGCTGGTGCAGCTGGCGGTCGCCGAGTCGAACCAGGGCTACACCAACAGCAATGTCGGCCTGACGCTGCAGCTGGCCCGCTACGAGACCACCAGTTACAGCGAATCCGGCGACTTCAATACCGATCTGGCACGTTTCCGCGGCACCAGCGACGGCTACATGGACAGCATCCACAGCAGCCGCAATACCTACACGGCCGATGTCGGCGTGCTGCTGATCAACAACGCGTCGTACTGCGGCCTGGCCTCGGGCATCGGCTCAAGCGCATCCACCGCATTCGCGGCGGTGTACTGGGATTGCGCGACCGGCTACTACTCGTTCGCCCACGAGATCGGCCACCTGCAGAGCGCGCGGCACGATCTCGCCAACGATCCGAGCACGTCGCCGTACGCCTATGGCCATGGCTATCGCTATGAGCCGTCCAGCGGTACCGGCTGGCGCACCATCATGGCGTACAACTGCACCCGCAGCTGCCCGCGCCTGAATTACTGGTCCAATCCGAACATCAGCTACAGCGGCATCCCGATGGGCACTGCCAGCACCGCCGACAACCAGCGCGTGCTGGTCAATACCAAGCACACCATCGCCGGCTTCCGGTAA